The DNA segment TCTTCAGGCCAATCAGCTGACAGGAGAAGAGGGAACAGATTTGCCGTATGTCGTGGGAGGGTAGCCACATTCTGGGAGGAAGAGTTTTGAGAACATGTGACCTAAGATAGCTGTATGGAGCAGAAAATAATTGAATTTGAGATATACTCTCAGTAAGTGGTGCTAAAATCCCAGAATCCTGATGGTTGGTTGCTTTTCCTACCATGCCAGAGTAGTCCAATGCCATTTCTAGTCCCTTCCTTGAGAGCCCTGTGGAGTGGCTTCTGGGTTTGTGTGAAGTTGCTGTCAGTGTTTCGGGGGTTTTGACAGCTGACCTGTGATCTGTCGGCTCTAGGGAATCTGCGAGTGAAGCTGACAATGGATGGGAAGACAtggacagtgaggaggaggaggaggaggagggcagcgGCGACAGCTGTAGCTCCGCAGGCCCACTGTCAGAAGGAGGGGACAGGTCTGCCCCTGGGTCTCCTCGGGAAGCCACCAAAAAACACCtgttttgggaagaggaaactaaAAGCCGTTTCACAGAGTATTCTATGACCTCCTCAGTCATGAGGAGAAATGAGCAGTTGACTCTACATGATGAGAGGTTTGAGAAGGTGAGATCCCTGAGAAATGCCACTGAGTTCTGTCTCCATGTGCAAAAGGGATTGGAACCAGATAAGCCTTTCAGGAACTGCCTGGATTTTGGAAAGAGCCTGTATAGGGCCCAAGGGTTGACTGCTCAAACGTCCTGACATCTCTTTCTGATATTTTGCATATGACCATTTTCCTAAGAGTTGCCTGGCTTAGCATCAGTAAAATTCCATTAGTTTAGTTCTTCATATATAACTAACACTAAACAAAAAACTAGACTGTGAGATACTTTAAAACCTGATGTTTAGCAGATTTGACACCTGTGACACCTCTGGTTTACAGCACAGTGTGGACTATCCACACAGGTTCTCTCACCCATTCTATCCTATAGCTCTTTACGTTCGACACTGTCTAATGCGCTGATTTATGCACATCATCTACCAGTTTGTATTGGCTTAGGGTGTGATTTCTCCATGGACAGAGATTCTCAAGTGGACATCCAAGTCCCTGAAGTAGTAGTCTCTGGCATGTGGTAGGACTTGAAGTGTTCTTGTCAGTAGTGAGCAAATGAAGGAATGCTGTCAAGATTACAGAATGTACAAGTTTGCTAAAGTGTCACAAAACTGTTCTCTTTCTTGTCAAGAGGGATCCACTGTTCAGTACAAACACCTCACTCCTCAGGATGGAAGGATAATGCATAACGGTGCTAACAGCATCTGAACAAGAGTGGAATTTATACAGTAAACTCCCTCAACAGCGTGATCCTTGAGTCTACATCACTGAGGGATGCAAAATTATCTTTAAAGTGTTCTGAGGCAGAGATCTCTGCATAGTGTTTTATTTTCCAGTCTGAGTAGAAtaactactttttattttaatattaagtaGAAGGCTGTTTTCAGACTAATTGTGTGTCTCTGAAAAATATGTCTTCTGTGGGGTTGGAAGTccatgctgcttttgcagaggatctgagtttgggtcCTAGCTCTAGAGGAGCCTgggcccttttctggcctctgaatgcACTGGTACAAGTGCATACACAGTAAACATGagagtaaatctttaaaacaatatcTCCTATGCCTTTATCAATGGTGCTTCCTCTCTGCTGGTACAGGAATGACAGCTGGGAGCTTCTAGTAGTGCTAGAGTACTATGAAGGAGTCaggttaatataaataaaatacatagttaATTCGTGGTATGTTTCTCATggcatcttttttgttgtttgtattcaAGTTTTATGAACAATATGATGATGTTGAAATTGGAGCTCTGGATAACGCAGAACTGGAAGGTTCCATTCAAGTAGACAGCAGTCGGTTGCAGGAAGTTTTGAATGACTACTATaaggagaaggcagagaagtATGCCAGCTCTTCCTTCTTTAGCTGCTCTGTTTTCCTACCTTCAAATGATGGTTGTGGGGAGTGAAAGTCTAACTGATTGACTTGAGATCATGGTGGAGTAGCTAAGGTTAAAGTGGGAAATAAGGCACAAAGAGACATTGGAGTCGGGAAATAATAAGGGCTTCTGGCCTCAGGCTGAAGAGTCATAACTTAGAAGtgtctgctttcttctttttctgaaatgGTGGGTGTTCCGAAAAGTGAATAGTTATGGCTAATAGATAAGCTTTCCTTCAGTGGATTAGCAGAGCTCACCAGTGAAGTATTTGCTCCGTCAGCGTCTGTATCAAAGTGCCTCTTATCGGAGAGAAGCTGATGGATTGAAATCTGCTAACAGCTCTTGTACCATGAAACACTGCAGCATGCAGATCCCACAGCATGAAAGGAGCCATAGGATTTAAGTGAATTCTCCGCATACTTTGGAGAGATAGATGAGCAGCTGGTGTTCATCTTAGGGAATCTGCCATCTTGTGTGATGTAGAACCATGTACAGATACAGCTAGATTTGATGTGCCTGTCAGCAGAGCAAATGTGCCAACCCTGGGAGAGTAGCGAGAGCAGGACTGGGTAGATGTGCCAACCCTGGGAGAGTAGAGAGAGCAGTACTGGGTAGATGTGCAAACCCTGGGAGAGTAGAGAGAGCAGGACTGGGTAGATGTGCCAACCCTGGGAGAGTAGAGAGAGCAGGACTGGGTAGATGTGCAAACCCTGGGAGAGTAGAGAGAGCAGGACTGGGTAGATGTGCAAACCCTGGGAGAGTAGAGAGAGCAGGACTGGGTAGATGTGCAAACCCTGGGAGAGTAGAGAGAGCAGGACTGGGTAGATGTGCAAACCCTGGGAGAGTAGAGAGAGCAGGACTGGGTAGATGTGCAAACCCTGGGAGAGTAGAGAGAGCAGGACTGGGTAGATGTGCCAACCCTGGGAAGGTAGAGAGAGCAGGACTGGGTAGATGTGCAAACCGTGGGGGAGTAGAGAGAGCAGGACTGGGTAGATGTGCAAACCCTGGGGGAGTAGAGAGAGCAGGACTGGGTAGATGTACCAACCCTGGGAGGGTAGAGAGAGCAGGACTGGGTAGATGTGCCAACCCTGGGGGAGTAGAGAGAGCAGGACTGGGTAGATGTGCCAACCCTGGGGGAGTAGAGAGAGCAGGACTGGGTAGATGTGCCAACCCTGGGAGGGTAGAGAGAGCAGTACTGGGTAGATGTGCAAACCCTGGGGGAGTAGAGAGAGCAGGACTGGGTAGATGTGCAAACCCTGGGGGAGTAGAGAGAGCAGTACTGGGTAGATGTGCAAACCCTGGGGGAGTAGAGAGAGCAGGACTGGGTAGATGTGCCAACCCTGGGGGGGTAGAGAGAGCAGGACTGGGTAGATGTGCAAACCCTGGGGGAGTAGAGAGAGCAGGACTGGGTATGGTAACATGAGCATGAGAGGCACTGGAGTAGGATTTAAAATTGCTCTTGTCTCTGGAGCTGTTTTAGTGACAtgcaatttaatgttttctttaccatgttttcattttataaaatgcacAAAAAAGTTGTGTAAAATTGAATACTCTTGAGCCTTTTGAGGATCAAGATCTGCCAACAAACGAGCTTGATGAATCTGAAGAGGAAGAGATCGTTTCTGTAGTTCTTCAGGAAGCCAAAGAGAAGTGGGATTGCGAATCCATTTGTAGTAAGTAGCTTATTGTCCACTCAGCTGCTAAAAGTATGAAAGTAATTTAAAGTGTGTGAGAAAGTAGATATATTTTAGTAGAAGGTCAACTGTTAGGGAATTTGTGAAAAAGGCTTAGAAAGAATATGGCTATTCTGCTATTGAGttgtaaataatttcaaaatggtTTTCAGAGAGGCTCTAATGTGATTTTGCACTATAAAAACACTGAGACTGGGCACGTGGTGTGAACTGTATGGTGCTTTTGCTGAACTTACAGTGTACTTAAGTGACACATGATCTTTTTCAGGTACATACTCCAATTTGTACAACCATCCACAGCTTATCAGATATGAACCAAAGGTAAGTACTGACATCTGGAGCTTGTTAGAGTAccattttcagggctggagaggtagctcaacAGTTGAGATCACTGCCTGCTCATTCAGAGGACCCAGCTTAGttcacagcacacacatcaggtggtaactccagctcaaaggatctgacaccctcttctggcctccagaggcacccATACATATGGCATATACTCATATAGATACACACTTAGAAATCAGAGTTTATCGTTAATGCCCTTTTCTTGCAGTAACTAACCCTTCGTTGGTGGCATTGCCTTTAGGAAAAGCGCCAGCAGTGAACCATTAGTGAGCTGTTTTGAATAGGAGTGGCAAATAACTCTAGTGTTCTTTTGTCTTTGCTTCAGCCCAAACAAATCCACCTATCTTCTAAAACGGGAATACCTCTCAATGTCTTACCTAAGAAAGGACTCACAGCAAAGCAGGTTGAACGCATGCAGATGATCAATAGCAGTGATCTACCCAAAGTGTCAACCCAGCCGCGTCCccacaatgaaagcaaagagGATAAAAGAGCCAGAAAGCAAGCCATAAGAGAGGAGCGGAAGGTAACTGCCCTCTGATGTGGGGCTTGCAAAGAGCTGCTGGGAGGGCATGGTGGAAATTCTCTTTTGTGGACAGTCTGTTTGTGTACACGTGTAACCTGGGGATCCTCTTGTACAGGAACGAAGAGTTGAAAAGAAAGCTAACAAACTAGCATTCAAACTGGAGAAAAGAAGGCAAGAAAAGGAGCTGCTGAACTTGAAGAAGAACATTGAGGGTCTAAAGCTATAGGTGTGGAACATTCAGTATAAGTTATATTTCCATTTCAGTGGTCTTCATTATGCTTGATAATTAATCAGGATCTTAAGAGAGGTAAACTTGTCCCTGTCgttttttatatgaaaatagcTGAGAAAAGtagaatatttgtatttttatacaaACAAAGTTCTTTTGTCAGCTACCTTGTAACTATTATAATGTTTTGAGTTTATTGTAAGCTTATATTTCCTCTGAAATAAGTGACTTCATGAAAGTAAAATGTTTGGCTAAATTAAAGGAAAATGTCTTTGTAACATGCACGGAATTagtgtgttcatttatttgtatggTTGTCAGAGTTGTTCTTTGCAGATGTTCTCAAATATTTCTTTGAAACCTCTCCACGCCTTCTCAGGAATTACATGGTTTAATTTGCCGTCTGTAGAGGAGTGGTCTGGTTAAGCTCAGTTTTGAAATGCTGAGTTTATTCTCAGTGGTGAGAAGACTGTTCCTGAGAAGATTCCAGGAGTAAAAGCTGATTTTCCCGTGTCCACAAAACGACCCTTGCAAAAGGACCGAAGATGAGCACTGCAGTTGTGGTTGGGATTTCCTGTCCTGGGAGCAGATGGCTTTTTCCCTTTGGGATTTAGGAACAGCATAGCTGGAACAATCAGGAATACTTACTTCACTGTAACCTAGAAAGTTTGCTGTTTAATATCTGGAACCGTCCACAACTTACTAAAATACATACTCAAAAGTGTCCAGGTTTTGATGAATTGTTCCTGTTTGGACATCTACAGACTGATTCAAGGCTTAGGCAATGACTCCATCATAATGTTCATTATTTGGTAAACTGTGACCTCTCACTGACCTTTGCCCATTTGCCCCAACCAGTGTGGACACCGCTGGTCAGAGTGAAGAACAAAATGGCTGAGGCACAGCCAGCTGTGGCAGGTGAGCTGCACTTGATGGCTAGATTTTTACAAGTCTCATCACCTGTGAGTTAATTAAGTCTTTTCCACGGCTGATAGGTGTCACCTTGTTCTAAGTTTTATTcgtttaaaattaaattactgTACTTTAGAGTTGTGAAAAACTCCGAAATTGTATTCTGTTAAAACTTAACaaccaaaagtaaaaataaaaaggtgtaTACGGTTTGTCATTGAGGAAATGTAGCATTACTGAGTGTGTGCTTAAATGCTAACCTGCAGAAACAGAGTTAGTTGATGTTTGATTTGAATATTGGGAATAAAAACCCTAAATGGGTGGGCCATTTATCATGTTGACTACTATCTCCACAGAAGAGTCTCCAAGCCTTCAAGAGTCTTGGGCACAGGATGTCACTCTTGCCTGGTCCTATTCAAATTCACCTCTTATAAATAAGAGAATGCAACTCAGCTGTCAGTCTTGAGATGCATATTGCTATGGGGGCTGATGAATTAAGCTTAAAGACTATAATTCTATTCCGGAAAACATTTCTGTGGTGACTTTAATGAATTACTAGGATTTGTTAACAAATTCTCCCTACATACCCAATCCCTGAAAACCAACCCCTCCCCTAAACACACCCCCAAATCCTCAGTTTTTAGTTCTCTGTAAACAGTGTTGAAAACTGAACATATCAGCTCCATGCTGAATGATAGGAGTTCACAGAGATAAGAAGCATTTTGCCTTCAAGAACTACTTGGTTGGAGACAGTTCAGAAGCACAGATAAGTGCTGATGCCATCATTGCTATAAGCACCACTTGTGATGAGGACCTACGTACTCACTGTTCCCCTGAAGTCTTTAGATAAGCCTTCAAGGTTGCTCAGTTGTTACCTCCCTTCGATGATTTTCAGAGTATGTGTTTTAAATGCACATCTGCCTCCCTAGCACCCCCTCTTCCCCTGCTTTGTGCTCTCTGCAGCACTGACGTACAAGGCTGCATCTCGGGATCCTCTCTGACTAGGGAGAGGTTGGAGGGCAAAACCTTTTCTCCACTTTACCATGCTGGCCACACTAGCGCCTGGAATTTAGTGAATAGTGTTAAATGGCATGGGTATGGATGGGCACAGGGTAAGATAGTTCATAAAAGAATGGCTTAAATGTGGGCCAGTACAGTGATACATTCACAAGGGTAAGCAAGGAGAAACCATCCCAAGTGGGCCTTGAGAAACCGACTTTTAGTTATTGTATGTGTAGATGCACATGCCACTGTGACCATGGCAGTCAaaagacagctttgtggagttggttctttatgtgggttctgggaattgaactcaggtccctggcCCTGCCTACTGAGTTTCAGTCTTGTTGAACATTGTCCCAGATTGGTTTCAAAGCTCTGTCATTAGGTACTTTGGTAGTATTCTAAGTCTGTGAGTCTCCACTGCCAGTGccatttgtgcatgtgcatgctgtgTCGATCCACTGTATAGACATGTAGGATCCAAAGCCTGCACTGTGACATCATTATATCACCTCAATGGAGAGCGGCCCCAAGCCCTAACCCCTATCACATATTCcgtgctgtttttgtttttacatgttgaAAGTGGTTTGCTTTAACTTGCCTGTTTGATCTAGTTAGAGGGCAGAAACAAGGATTCCAGTGCTTTGTGAGTGTGTTGTGAGTAAgttagttatgataaaatatgtAATATGCAAACACGTGCTTGTTGtgcaaaataagaaagaacacagaagcaaGTGGCCTCGGGATCCATTCCAGGTTTGCTTTTCCCCCTACTCGTTTACAACTCAGTCTTCCACTAACCATtaccccttttttctttaaaccacTTACATGATACCCTTTaacacagcttccttacctttgAACCAACAAGAAACACAAACCTACCTCTGAAGGCAGCATTTGAGACTCTTAGTTGAGGTGTCTTAGAAATGACCTAAACAGCCCCTAGCTCTGACTTCAGCTTCTAGagtatgtgcacctgtgtgcacatgtcaGCGAGCAAGGTGCTGAGTGAATCCTGGAAGCCTGCTGCCGTAGGAGGAGTTATGCTTACAAGCTGCATTCTTGGCTTGTGTTTCTATATCTGAGCTCACCAAGAGGGACCTCCACCTCAGTGTCAGTGCAGAGCGACAGCACTCGCCTGAAGTGGTTCTGAGTTTTAGAATAGCGATGCatatttggaaaggaagaaagaaaggaaaaacggAAATTAGAAAgtgattatcatttttatttttaccactCAAATGTATATTTactgtgtgtttttgtgggtttgattttttttttctgtatatataaatttttttttttcaagacaaggcttctctgtgtagccttggctgtctgtagaccaggctggcctcaaactctgggaatccactgcctctgcctcccgagtgttgggattaaaggcgtgcatcaccatcgCCAAACTCTGTTTCTTTTGTCTACATATAATTCACAAATccttttggttggttggttggttgatttcaagggggttttggtttgtttgtttatgtgtttttattttgttttttctagatagggtttatctgtgtagccctggctgtcctggaattcaatttgtagaccagggttGCTTcaaactcctcctgcctctgcctcacaagtgctggagttaaaggtgtgtgtcaccacacctgactgtACCTTTTTTAAAGTCTCTTTCTGCAGCCTAGGTTAGAGTTGAGCTCATTTTTCTAATTGGTATATTCTCACTCATCAGTCAGCAACCCATATTCATGAATGGCCACACGGTATGCTTTTTTGCTCTCCAGGGCATGTGTCCTCTCACAGCTGCACAACTGCAGATAGTGTGAAAGCAACAATTGCTATAAGAAAATGAGTATGGGGGCACACCCATAATACTTCATCTTCAAAAACATTCAGTCTCGGGTGTGTTCACAGATCACGGTTTGCTCACTCCTACTTAAATGTTTCATCTTGACGAAATATGCATAGCTTTGCAAAAAGTGGTAGTATAGCCAAGGGGTCCCTTGCACCCTTAACCCAGCTTCCCCCTTCTTGTTGAACAGCTGCCTATGCCATCCGAACCAGTAAATGTCATTAATGTGTGCTCTTGACTTAGTTCTGTTTGACATGTAACCACTACCCTCCATTGGCAAAGATCCAAACCTCTTCCATCACACAAAGGGAGATTGTTCTCATCCTACTGTCTCATATCCAGCCTCCACGCACCAACCATTCCTACAGTTTGAGAATCTAATGTCTTAATTTCCATCTCTGTCATTTTGACATTTGACAATATTTTGCAAATGGAGTCCTGTCGAATGTAACTTGGCTTTATTTCACTCAGCATTGAGATCCTTTTAAGCTGTTGCATGGATCAATAGCAtccttttttattgctgtgtggTGTTCCAGGGTATGGGTACTCCACAGTTCATGTAGCCTTTTGCTCATTGAAGGGCATTTTTCTTGTTTCAAAGTGTTCTTTTAAGGTTGTATGGATCAAATCTTCGATTTGAGTCAGTACAGAGTATGACAGTATAGACCTTGAACTTCATGTGTGATTCAGCTGTTGAGGAAGATGCTCTTCATTCATTATAGACAAGCTTCCAACTTGAATGTTGTTCAGAATGGAGTGGCCCATCCATATCCAGTTTTTAATTGGGtcatatcttttattttaaagtcctTGAACTCGTTAAAACTCACTGATTTAAGCCAAAGATCATTGGTCTTCTGGGGGTTTCCAGATCCTTCATTGATTAACGGGGACATCATAAACCTATAGTTGAATTTTTGTCTATCCTTTGTAGAGGCAGAAacttgggttcaaatctcagGGTTACCACTTGGAATTTGTGGACTGAGAGAAGTCACTTAACTTTCAGCCTTCgttttctctgtgaaaacagCACCAACCCTGTCTTAGAAGGTAACTGTGAGGAGCCAGTTAAATAACCTAGACATGGAGAGAACCAAATAAATATGGCGATAACATGAATAAGAACATTACCTTCAGTAATGTTGCGGGGGAATGAGAGTTTTAGAATCAAGTATGTATTAGCAAGTTGGGGGTGGAGGGTAGCTTTGctgaaaattttacttttattaagaCCCAGTTTTGCGGACAGCCGAAAGGAAGGGGGTGGGTATTTCTGTGGGCTGAGGTGGATGGCCTGTGCTGAGAACACCAAACCAATTAGCAGACCTGTGAAGCAATTGTTTAAATCAACAGTGACTGCACACCCTGCCATCTGCTTCCTGTTAAGCAGATCTCCCTTTTTCACAGGGTTCCCCTGTCGGTTTCCACggccctgctctctgcttctcccgGTTTATCACCATCATTTTCTTGGCCTTAAGTGGAAGTTTCCCTGAGGAGCCTCTCTCCACTGCTTTTTCCACGACTTCTTCCCTGGCAGTGTCCTGCTTTACCTCATTCCCCAAAACCTACATCTGCATCCCTCACCCTGACCTCCCTCGTTTCCATCCTGCTGGCTGGACAGCTCTGTTGAACTCAGTATTTCCCAGACTGGGTCATTTTTCTTCTCCAGatgcactttttttctttttttcaactcCCTAGTTCTAGCCACAGACCCGCTGTCTTTTCTGGCTTCCTAGTTCTAGCCACAGACCCGCTGTCTTTTCTGGCTTCCTAGTTCTAGCCACAGACCCGCTGTCTTTTCTGGCTTCCTAGTTCAAGCCACAGACCCGCTGTCTTTTCTGGCTTCCTGCCTGCACACATAGCTTTG comes from the Onychomys torridus chromosome 19, mOncTor1.1, whole genome shotgun sequence genome and includes:
- the Ltv1 gene encoding LOW QUALITY PROTEIN: protein LTV1 homolog (The sequence of the model RefSeq protein was modified relative to this genomic sequence to represent the inferred CDS: deleted 1 base in 1 codon), which gives rise to MPHRKKKPFIEKKKAVSFHLVHRSQRDPLAADETAPQRVLLPTQKVNEEERRAEQRKYGVFFDDDYDYLQHLKEPSGPAELIPSTAFSAYNSDEREEASLRSSTGLKLPSSVFASEFEEDVGLLNKAAPVSGPRLDFDPDIVAALDDDFDFDDPDNLLEDDFILQANQLTGEEGTDLPESASEADNGWEDMDSEEEEEEEGSGDSCSSAGPLSEGGDRSAPGSPREATKKHLFWEEETKSRFTEYSMTSSVMRRNEQLTLHDERFEKFYEQYDDVEIGALDNAELEGSIQVDSSRLQEVLNDYYKEKAENCVKLNTLEPFEDQDLPTNELDESEEEEIVSVVLQEAKEKWDCESICSTYSNLYNHPQLIRYEPKPKQIHLSSKTGIPLNVLPKKGLTAKQVERMQMINSSDLPKVSTQPRPHNESKEDKRARKQAIREERKERRVEKKANKLAFKLEKRRQEKELLNLKKNIEGLKL